Proteins found in one Paenibacillus sp. FSL R10-2782 genomic segment:
- a CDS encoding MupG family TIM beta-alpha barrel fold protein: MLGISIFVADRTLVENINYMKKMKEAGCTEIFTSLHMPEDDIELLKEKLLEITNAAKQLEMDLMADISGKALEKFSFRFLLESGVTGLRLDFGFSAHDIAAYSQIMKIALNASTLTPEFLATLKDHHICLDNIEAWHNYYPRPETGLDKETFKEKNRWLQAEGITTMAFIPGDGLKRKPLFESLPTLEKHRNQSSFLAYLELEKDCAVDKIFVGDLTLSEWSQLQFQSYQEGIILLRVTKELPYALWDIVHRNRLDAARDVVRSETARTDEERFVMTKNIAPMHTNKRPKGSITVDNYLYGRYEHELQITLTDLSAHEGVNVIGHVIEEDIPLLDYVRKGGSRFSFTTAT; encoded by the coding sequence ATGTTGGGGATTTCAATTTTTGTAGCGGACCGGACGTTAGTAGAAAACATCAATTATATGAAAAAAATGAAGGAAGCAGGTTGTACAGAAATATTCACATCCCTTCATATGCCAGAAGATGATATAGAACTATTGAAGGAGAAATTGCTGGAAATCACAAACGCTGCCAAACAATTAGAAATGGACTTGATGGCAGATATTTCTGGGAAAGCATTGGAGAAATTTTCTTTTCGCTTTTTATTGGAATCGGGTGTTACAGGTTTGCGGTTGGATTTTGGATTTAGCGCCCATGATATTGCTGCCTACTCGCAAATAATGAAAATTGCCTTAAACGCTAGCACATTAACACCAGAGTTCTTAGCTACATTAAAAGATCATCATATTTGTCTTGATAATATTGAAGCTTGGCATAATTATTATCCCCGCCCGGAAACTGGGCTTGATAAAGAAACGTTTAAAGAGAAGAACAGATGGTTGCAAGCTGAAGGCATTACGACAATGGCCTTTATTCCTGGAGACGGGCTGAAGAGAAAACCATTATTTGAAAGCTTGCCTACATTAGAGAAGCATCGGAATCAATCTTCTTTTCTAGCTTACTTGGAATTAGAGAAGGATTGTGCCGTGGACAAAATTTTTGTTGGAGACTTAACACTTTCAGAATGGTCTCAGCTTCAATTTCAAAGTTATCAAGAAGGAATTATTCTTTTGCGGGTAACCAAGGAACTGCCTTATGCCTTATGGGATATTGTCCATCGGAATCGCCTTGACGCTGCTCGTGATGTGGTTCGCTCAGAAACTGCACGAACAGATGAAGAACGTTTTGTAATGACAAAAAATATTGCGCCTATGCATACGAACAAGCGACCAAAAGGATCGATTACGGTCGATAATTATTTGTATGGCCGCTATGAACATGAGTTACAGATCACATTAACGGATCTGTCGGCACATGAGGGCGTTAATGTGATTGGTCATGTGATAGAAGAAGACATTCCGCTATTAGACTACGTTAGAAAAGGCGGAAGCCGATTTTCCTTTACAACTGCTACTTAA
- a CDS encoding MurR/RpiR family transcriptional regulator, which produces MVVGNMISQIELVLNELPESEKKVAEYILANAKEVLHMTIHELATKSEASSAAVVRFCRSLGIDGFPALKIRLSAEVENTQYVGYFDVESNETVHSIIDKMLSNTILTFQNTASQLDAQSIEQAVSLLQQAEVIYVYGIGASFIIAEDAAQKWIRLGKNVYAISDRHLLAASMATKSENAVFWGISYSGETREVIQLIKRAKEQGIKTISLTRPGNNKLSQLADVSLFTSRAPEAQLRSAATSSRFAQLFVLDIVFSAYASAQHDFTVEQLAKTRKMIEVLYD; this is translated from the coding sequence TTGGTAGTAGGAAATATGATTTCTCAAATTGAACTAGTATTAAATGAACTGCCAGAATCCGAAAAAAAAGTAGCTGAGTACATTCTTGCCAATGCTAAAGAAGTGCTGCATATGACCATACATGAGTTAGCGACGAAATCGGAGGCAAGTAGTGCGGCGGTAGTTCGTTTTTGCAGGTCGCTGGGAATAGATGGTTTCCCTGCTCTGAAAATTCGTTTATCAGCGGAAGTAGAAAATACGCAGTATGTTGGCTACTTTGATGTTGAATCGAATGAAACGGTGCATTCTATCATTGATAAAATGTTGTCGAACACAATACTGACCTTTCAGAATACGGCCAGTCAACTGGACGCGCAATCTATTGAGCAGGCAGTGAGCCTGTTACAGCAGGCAGAAGTTATTTATGTTTATGGGATAGGTGCCTCTTTTATTATTGCAGAAGATGCAGCACAAAAATGGATTCGGCTTGGTAAAAATGTATATGCGATTTCAGATCGTCATTTATTAGCAGCGTCCATGGCTACGAAATCAGAAAACGCCGTCTTCTGGGGAATTTCGTACAGCGGTGAGACGAGAGAGGTTATTCAATTAATAAAGCGAGCTAAGGAACAGGGGATAAAAACAATTAGCCTCACTCGTCCTGGTAATAACAAGCTCTCTCAGCTTGCCGATGTTTCTTTATTTACATCACGTGCGCCAGAAGCACAGCTTCGTAGTGCGGCAACAAGCTCTAGATTTGCTCAATTATTTGTGCTCGATATTGTCTTTAGCGCATATGCTTCTGCTCAGCATGATTTTACTGTGGAGCAGCTAGCGAAGACAAGGAAAATGATTGAGGTTTTGTATGATTAA
- a CDS encoding GyrI-like domain-containing protein encodes MVSHAVTESKYVTYTHKGLESELSRSYDYVYGQWIRETGNEPKDYDFEIWDERLMNCQ; translated from the coding sequence ATGGTAAGTCATGCTGTCACTGAAAGTAAGTATGTTACTTACACACATAAGGGACTTGAATCTGAACTCAGTCGTTCGTATGACTATGTATATGGCCAATGGATTAGAGAAACTGGAAATGAACCAAAGGATTATGATTTTGAAATTTGGGATGAAAGATTGATGAATTGTCAATAA
- the chvE gene encoding multiple monosaccharide ABC transporter substrate-binding protein, producing the protein MKKGAVVVWLLVLALMLSACNLAESGTGSKEKGYVGISMPTKSSERWVGDGENMVRLFQEQGYKTDLQYAEDVVENQIAQIENMITKGVNVMVVASVDGNTLTDVIKKAHDRGIQVISYDRLIRNTPYLTYYATFDNFKVGVLQASYIEKKLGLKEGKGPFNVELFGGSPDDNNAYFFFNGAMSVLKPYIDSGKLVVRSKQMTMAQIATLRWDGALAQSRMDNLLSAYYSGANLDAVLSPYDGISIGIISSLKGVGYGSANKPLPIITGQDAELASIKSIVAGEQTQTIFKDTRKLAEQTVVMANSILQGKQAEVNDAKSYNNGIKVVPAYLLDPISVDRTNVEKDIVGSHYYTKEQIGLK; encoded by the coding sequence ATGAAAAAAGGAGCTGTTGTCGTCTGGCTTCTGGTTTTGGCCTTGATGCTTTCAGCCTGTAATTTGGCAGAGAGTGGAACGGGCAGCAAGGAAAAAGGCTATGTGGGCATTTCCATGCCGACCAAATCGTCCGAGCGTTGGGTAGGGGACGGAGAGAATATGGTCCGGCTGTTTCAGGAGCAAGGCTATAAAACAGATTTACAGTATGCCGAGGACGTGGTGGAAAACCAGATTGCCCAAATTGAAAATATGATTACCAAGGGCGTGAATGTCATGGTGGTTGCATCCGTGGACGGGAATACACTAACAGATGTGATCAAGAAGGCGCACGACCGGGGGATTCAGGTTATTTCCTATGACCGTCTGATTCGGAACACGCCGTATCTGACGTATTATGCGACCTTCGACAACTTTAAGGTGGGCGTGCTACAGGCGTCATATATTGAGAAAAAGCTGGGACTCAAGGAAGGCAAAGGCCCCTTCAATGTGGAGCTGTTTGGCGGTTCGCCGGATGATAATAACGCATACTTTTTCTTTAACGGCGCGATGTCCGTCCTCAAGCCATACATTGATTCGGGCAAATTGGTCGTACGCAGCAAGCAAATGACGATGGCACAGATTGCTACGCTGCGGTGGGACGGAGCTTTGGCCCAGTCGCGGATGGATAATCTGCTGAGTGCCTACTATTCGGGAGCCAATCTGGACGCGGTGTTATCCCCGTATGATGGGATTAGCATCGGTATTATTTCATCCCTCAAAGGGGTTGGCTACGGATCAGCGAACAAGCCGCTGCCGATCATTACGGGGCAGGATGCGGAGCTGGCTTCGATCAAGTCGATTGTGGCCGGGGAGCAGACGCAAACTATATTCAAGGATACTCGCAAGCTGGCTGAGCAGACGGTTGTGATGGCCAACAGCATTTTACAGGGCAAGCAAGCAGAAGTGAATGATGCCAAATCATATAACAACGGAATAAAGGTAGTTCCTGCTTATTTGCTTGACCCGATCTCGGTGGATCGGACGAATGTCGAGAAGGATATTGTGGGGAGTCATTATTACACCAAGGAGCAAATCGGACTGAAATAA
- the mmsA gene encoding multiple monosaccharide ABC transporter ATP-binding protein: protein MTGIILEMKGITKTFPGVKALENVNLKVKEGEIHSLCGENGAGKSTLMKVLSGVYPHGTYEGDIIFQGKTCEFKDIKQSEELGIVIIHQELALIPYLSIAENIYLGNERASGGVIDWKETFVGTRELLSKVGLSENPNTLVTNIGVGKQQLVEIAKALSKKVKLLILDEPTAALNEDDSENLLNLMLEFKRQGISCILISHKLNEVAKVSDSITILRDGKTIETLDMKKDQVTEDRIISGMVGRDLTSRYPERHAEIGKVILEVKDWTVYHEHHAERKVLEQVNLNIRRGEIVGIAGLMGAGRTELAMSIFGKSYGRNISGQLIKDGKPIQNNTVTDAINNGFAYVTEDRKEYGLILMDDIKRNISLTGLNKLTKGAVVNEQEEVVVAEEMKKSMNIKAPSILQKTGNLSGGNQQKVVLSKWIFAGPDILILDEPTRGIDVGAKYEIYTIIHRLAAEGKGVLVISSELPEVLGLCDRIYVMNAGRITGEVSREDASQETLMRYMTKSGGVKHGNHN, encoded by the coding sequence ATGACTGGAATCATTTTGGAAATGAAGGGAATTACCAAGACCTTTCCTGGCGTGAAGGCGTTGGAAAATGTAAACCTCAAGGTCAAGGAAGGCGAAATCCATTCCCTGTGTGGTGAGAACGGTGCGGGCAAATCGACGCTGATGAAGGTACTCAGTGGTGTATATCCGCATGGAACCTACGAAGGGGATATTATTTTCCAGGGTAAAACATGCGAGTTCAAGGACATCAAGCAGAGCGAGGAATTGGGTATTGTCATTATCCATCAGGAGCTGGCGCTGATCCCGTATCTCTCGATTGCGGAAAATATTTATCTGGGCAATGAACGCGCCAGCGGCGGCGTGATTGATTGGAAAGAGACTTTTGTGGGCACACGCGAGCTGCTGTCCAAGGTGGGTCTGAGCGAAAATCCCAATACATTAGTTACGAACATCGGGGTCGGGAAGCAGCAACTGGTTGAAATTGCGAAAGCGCTCTCTAAAAAGGTGAAGCTGCTCATTCTCGATGAGCCGACAGCGGCGTTGAATGAGGACGACAGCGAAAACCTGCTAAATTTGATGCTTGAATTTAAAAGACAAGGCATTTCCTGCATTCTCATCTCCCACAAGCTGAATGAGGTCGCCAAGGTATCTGATTCGATCACGATTTTGCGGGACGGGAAGACGATTGAGACGCTGGATATGAAAAAAGATCAGGTCACAGAGGACCGGATTATTAGCGGGATGGTTGGACGTGATCTGACCAGCCGTTACCCGGAGCGCCATGCGGAAATTGGCAAGGTCATTTTGGAAGTGAAGGATTGGACGGTGTATCACGAGCATCATGCGGAGCGCAAGGTGCTGGAACAGGTGAATCTCAACATTCGGCGTGGCGAAATTGTCGGCATTGCCGGGCTGATGGGAGCGGGACGGACGGAGCTGGCGATGAGTATTTTTGGCAAATCGTATGGACGCAATATCTCCGGGCAACTGATCAAGGACGGCAAGCCGATCCAGAACAACACGGTAACAGACGCGATCAACAACGGCTTCGCCTATGTAACCGAGGATCGCAAGGAGTATGGCCTTATTCTGATGGACGATATCAAGCGCAATATTTCGCTGACCGGCCTGAACAAGCTGACGAAGGGCGCTGTCGTCAATGAGCAGGAGGAAGTCGTTGTTGCAGAGGAAATGAAGAAGAGCATGAACATCAAAGCGCCGAGCATTTTACAGAAAACAGGCAATCTGAGCGGTGGCAATCAGCAGAAGGTGGTACTGAGCAAATGGATTTTTGCCGGGCCGGACATTCTGATTCTGGATGAGCCGACGCGGGGCATTGATGTGGGCGCCAAATATGAAATTTATACGATTATTCATCGACTTGCCGCCGAAGGCAAGGGTGTGCTGGTTATTTCGTCCGAGCTGCCAGAGGTACTGGGCTTGTGTGACCGGATTTACGTCATGAACGCCGGGCGGATTACGGGAGAGGTTAGCCGTGAGGACGCGTCGCAGGAAACATTGATGAGATATATGACCAAGTCGGGAGGCGTGAAGCATGGAAACCATAACTAA
- the mmsB gene encoding multiple monosaccharide ABC transporter permease codes for METITKLFKNNIRQYGMMIALVVIMILFEVLTGGLLLKPINITNLILQNSYILVLAIGMVLVIITGHIDLSVGSIAAFVGAVAAIMMVDWQLPAWIAVIAALVVGALIGAWQGFWVAYVRIPAFIVTLAGMLLFRGLTMIVLEGQSISPFPGGFQKISSGFLPDFASSGYNLVSVIVGIALTVWFIVNELRERRSQLKYGFEVPSQFLFVLKLIVVAAVINLFTFMLASYAGIPNILVLLFILIVVYSFVMNRTVMGRHVYALGGNEKAAGLSGVKTKKVTFWVFVNMGVMAAISGLIFAARLNAATPRAGTNFELDAIAACFIGGASASGGIGTVFGAIIGGLVMGVLNNGMSLIGLGIDWQQGIKGLVLLLAVAFDIYNKNKRSA; via the coding sequence ATGGAAACCATAACTAAATTATTTAAAAATAACATCCGCCAATATGGCATGATGATTGCGCTGGTCGTCATTATGATCCTGTTCGAGGTGCTGACGGGCGGCCTGCTGTTGAAGCCGATTAATATTACAAATCTGATTCTGCAAAACAGCTACATTCTTGTGCTCGCTATCGGGATGGTGCTGGTCATCATCACGGGGCATATTGATTTGTCTGTCGGCTCGATCGCCGCTTTTGTCGGGGCAGTGGCCGCCATCATGATGGTGGATTGGCAGCTTCCGGCGTGGATCGCCGTGATTGCAGCCTTGGTAGTCGGAGCGCTGATCGGCGCATGGCAAGGGTTCTGGGTCGCCTATGTGCGGATTCCGGCCTTTATCGTGACGTTGGCAGGGATGCTGCTCTTCCGTGGCTTGACGATGATTGTACTGGAAGGTCAATCCATCTCTCCTTTTCCGGGTGGCTTTCAGAAAATCAGTTCAGGCTTCCTGCCTGATTTTGCTTCCTCGGGTTATAACCTGGTATCGGTCATTGTTGGCATCGCGCTCACGGTATGGTTTATCGTCAACGAACTCCGCGAACGCCGTTCCCAGCTTAAATACGGCTTCGAGGTTCCGTCACAGTTTCTATTTGTACTCAAGCTGATTGTGGTGGCTGCTGTCATCAATCTGTTCACCTTTATGCTCGCAAGCTATGCGGGGATTCCGAACATTCTCGTATTGCTGTTCATTCTGATCGTCGTATACTCCTTCGTCATGAACCGCACGGTTATGGGCCGACATGTGTATGCGCTGGGCGGGAATGAAAAGGCGGCGGGTCTGTCCGGTGTCAAAACGAAAAAAGTAACGTTCTGGGTATTCGTCAACATGGGCGTGATGGCTGCCATTTCCGGTCTGATCTTCGCTGCACGTCTGAACGCGGCTACACCAAGAGCAGGTACGAACTTTGAGCTGGATGCTATCGCAGCTTGCTTTATCGGTGGGGCTTCGGCATCCGGCGGGATCGGAACGGTTTTCGGAGCGATTATCGGTGGTTTGGTCATGGGCGTACTGAATAACGGCATGTCCCTGATCGGTCTGGGCATTGACTGGCAGCAAGGTATCAAGGGCTTGGTGCTGCTGCTGGCGGTAGCCTTTGATATTTACAACAAAAACAAAAGATCAGCTTAA
- a CDS encoding MBL fold metallo-hydrolase, with protein MKITLIRNATLWLEYGGVKFLIDPMLSEPGVNPPIPNTENDRRNPLVPLPPQWESLGQPDVVIVTHLHPDHWDPAAAQWLDKQLPVLCQPGNEDQIAADGFTQVTPVWVVGSVGEIEIIRTTGHHGTGEIGEQMGPVSGFVFQAPGEPVVYLAGDTIWCSEVAEALDKYHPEWTIVNAGGARFTVGDPITMTAQDVTTVAQHAPYTQVVAVHMEAINHCLLTRTELTEHIRNEGLSERVHIPVDGESLSDK; from the coding sequence ATGAAAATCACACTGATCCGCAATGCAACCCTATGGTTAGAATATGGTGGAGTAAAATTCCTGATCGACCCGATGCTGAGCGAGCCTGGCGTAAATCCGCCTATTCCGAATACGGAGAACGACCGTCGCAATCCGTTGGTTCCCTTGCCGCCGCAATGGGAATCGCTCGGACAGCCTGACGTTGTTATCGTTACGCATTTACACCCGGATCACTGGGACCCGGCAGCAGCACAATGGCTGGACAAACAGCTTCCTGTCCTCTGCCAGCCCGGAAATGAAGATCAGATCGCCGCTGACGGTTTTACGCAGGTGACTCCAGTTTGGGTGGTTGGTTCTGTGGGAGAGATTGAGATCATCCGCACAACTGGGCATCATGGTACTGGAGAAATCGGCGAACAGATGGGCCCCGTATCGGGCTTTGTATTCCAAGCTCCGGGCGAGCCTGTTGTCTATTTGGCCGGGGACACTATCTGGTGCAGTGAAGTGGCAGAAGCTCTCGACAAGTACCATCCGGAGTGGACGATTGTGAATGCCGGAGGAGCGCGGTTCACAGTCGGTGATCCAATTACGATGACAGCGCAGGATGTAACGACGGTTGCGCAACACGCCCCCTATACACAAGTAGTGGCTGTCCATATGGAGGCGATCAATCATTGTCTGCTCACTCGAACTGAGCTAACTGAACATATACGCAACGAAGGACTGAGTGAGCGTGTGCACATTCCGGTAGATGGAGAAAGCTTATCTGATAAATAA
- a CDS encoding Lrp/AsnC family transcriptional regulator codes for MELFVPDEIDLRILHHLIEDSSLSHKEMGLLVHLTGQAVGARVRKMQDAGIIEGYTLRWNPEKMGQTIHAFITVFLNSGTVHSAFQAFARKHPSIIEIHRVSGEGCYWMRLRMSSQEELNTMLDELTQYGNYKLSFSLGEIK; via the coding sequence ATGGAACTATTCGTACCTGATGAGATCGACCTGCGTATCCTTCATCATCTGATTGAGGACAGCTCTTTATCGCACAAGGAGATGGGTCTGCTTGTACATCTTACGGGCCAGGCGGTAGGAGCGCGTGTTCGAAAAATGCAGGATGCAGGCATCATCGAGGGCTACACGCTACGCTGGAACCCTGAAAAAATGGGGCAGACCATTCATGCCTTTATTACGGTGTTTTTGAATTCGGGAACCGTTCATAGTGCTTTCCAGGCATTCGCACGGAAGCACCCCTCTATTATTGAGATTCATCGGGTTAGCGGGGAGGGCTGTTACTGGATGCGCTTGCGCATGTCCTCACAGGAAGAGCTAAATACCATGCTTGATGAACTGACGCAGTACGGCAATTACAAGCTAAGCTTTTCGTTAGGAGAAATAAAATGA
- a CDS encoding GNAT family N-acetyltransferase — translation MELVPYHCEHDAILHTFYLPEDQQQFTGMPDEMLALAKQDPHRHPVVITAAGRPVGFFILYDGDELSDYTNTSEALLLRAFSIHYTDQGQGYAKKGLLLLPPYISEYFPHVREVVLGVNARNLPAQSLYLKCGFKDEGDTKMGSHGLQHILKMSLHS, via the coding sequence GTGGAGCTTGTCCCTTACCATTGTGAGCATGATGCCATTTTACATACATTTTATTTGCCTGAGGATCAGCAGCAGTTTACCGGAATGCCGGATGAAATGCTGGCACTGGCCAAGCAAGACCCGCACCGCCATCCTGTCGTGATTACGGCTGCCGGAAGACCGGTTGGATTTTTCATTTTGTACGATGGAGATGAGTTATCGGACTATACGAATACTTCCGAAGCTCTGTTGCTGCGTGCCTTCTCTATTCATTACACAGATCAGGGACAAGGATACGCCAAAAAAGGGCTGCTTCTACTGCCCCCATATATCTCCGAGTATTTCCCACATGTTCGTGAAGTCGTGCTGGGTGTCAACGCCCGTAATCTGCCTGCTCAAAGTCTGTATCTCAAATGCGGCTTTAAAGACGAAGGCGACACCAAGATGGGATCGCACGGCTTGCAGCATATTTTAAAAATGAGCCTGCATAGCTAA
- a CDS encoding EcsC family protein gives MKQAAQYRESQDLLRHELKAIEAWEKAQKDVFFWEKLGRWPFMLLDRLTPKIIKDKLEQLLNELGSFIQNGGKYLVKEETVLNKLKQTAREHVIRQNDADSTSDTQDRLHDGENADSDISPEPTWGLKQAAGLPLTIMDQTADDMIAGRVTFATAQGATTGIGGVLTIAADIPILLGLSLKVLQEMALCYGFNPDEKQERIFIIKCMQFASSDIVGKKAVLEELALFDDPSRQAQVFSQMQGWREVVNTYRDQFGWKKLLQMVPIAGILFGSIANRSAIRDVAEAGKMLYRKRRILIRLKEEES, from the coding sequence ATGAAGCAGGCTGCACAATATCGTGAAAGTCAGGATCTATTGCGTCATGAGCTGAAAGCCATTGAGGCGTGGGAGAAGGCGCAAAAGGATGTTTTTTTCTGGGAAAAGCTCGGCAGATGGCCCTTTATGCTGCTGGATCGGCTGACACCTAAAATCATTAAAGACAAGCTGGAGCAATTGCTTAACGAGTTGGGAAGCTTTATTCAAAACGGCGGTAAATATCTGGTGAAAGAAGAAACGGTTCTGAATAAGCTGAAACAGACGGCCCGTGAACACGTGATTCGGCAAAATGACGCGGATTCCACTTCTGATACGCAGGATCGGCTTCATGATGGGGAAAACGCTGATTCGGACATTAGCCCTGAACCGACGTGGGGATTGAAGCAGGCGGCTGGGCTACCTCTGACGATCATGGATCAGACCGCTGACGATATGATAGCAGGCCGTGTCACCTTTGCTACCGCTCAGGGGGCAACGACAGGGATTGGTGGTGTATTGACCATCGCAGCGGATATTCCTATTTTGCTCGGCTTGTCGCTCAAAGTACTTCAGGAAATGGCCTTATGCTACGGCTTCAATCCTGATGAGAAGCAGGAACGCATCTTTATCATTAAATGTATGCAGTTCGCTTCATCCGATATTGTGGGCAAAAAGGCTGTGCTGGAGGAACTGGCCTTGTTTGATGATCCTTCACGCCAGGCGCAGGTCTTTTCCCAGATGCAGGGGTGGAGAGAAGTAGTTAATACGTACCGCGATCAGTTTGGATGGAAAAAGCTGCTCCAGATGGTCCCGATTGCGGGCATTTTGTTTGGCTCCATTGCCAATCGAAGTGCTATTCGTGACGTGGCTGAGGCGGGTAAAATGCTATACAGGAAGCGCCGTATTTTGATACGTTTAAAGGAAGAAGAGAGCTGA
- a CDS encoding MFS transporter, producing the protein MTTKTAAQNETSPSLPLPGPQAKGTVFAILIAISFVHLFNDSIQSVIPAIFPILKESMNLSYTQIGWISFAINFTASIMQPVIGLFSDKRPTPAILPIGMGFTLTGMLLLAYAPDYKAVLIAVIFVGLGSAAFHPEGSRVSHMAAGPRRGLAQSIFQVGGNAGQSLAPMLTSWIFIPLGQFGAIWFTGIAAAGIVVQSFIARWYGNVLRTEGYARKKAAARRMKPEVRNRIMFAMVVLILLVFVRSWYSTSVGSYYSFYLMEVFKMPLADAQLYIFLFLGAGALGTFFGGPLADRFGKRNMIFLSMVLAAPLALLLPYANQFWTAILLPIIGFIMLSSFSITVVYAQMLVPGKIGTVSGLITGLAFGLGGVGALVLGNWIDKVGITNIMFLCGFLPLLGILTFLLPTDKTLNRWAEENGAEV; encoded by the coding sequence ATGACTACTAAAACTGCTGCACAAAATGAAACGAGCCCATCGCTCCCCCTGCCGGGACCTCAAGCGAAGGGCACCGTTTTTGCGATTCTGATTGCCATCAGTTTCGTTCATCTGTTCAACGACTCGATTCAATCGGTCATTCCTGCGATCTTCCCGATCTTAAAAGAATCCATGAACCTCAGCTACACGCAGATCGGCTGGATTTCATTCGCCATCAATTTTACAGCTTCGATCATGCAGCCCGTCATTGGCTTGTTTTCGGACAAAAGACCTACGCCCGCAATCCTTCCGATCGGCATGGGCTTTACGCTGACAGGCATGCTGCTGCTCGCCTATGCTCCCGATTATAAAGCAGTGCTCATCGCGGTCATCTTCGTGGGTTTGGGCTCGGCTGCCTTCCACCCGGAAGGCTCGCGGGTATCCCATATGGCGGCTGGACCCCGCCGGGGGCTGGCTCAGTCCATTTTCCAGGTCGGCGGTAATGCAGGCCAATCGCTGGCCCCCATGCTTACGAGCTGGATTTTTATCCCACTGGGGCAATTTGGCGCCATCTGGTTCACAGGTATTGCTGCGGCCGGGATTGTGGTGCAGTCGTTCATCGCCCGCTGGTATGGTAACGTGCTGCGCACGGAAGGCTATGCACGTAAAAAAGCGGCGGCGCGCCGTATGAAGCCCGAAGTACGCAACCGTATTATGTTTGCCATGGTTGTTCTCATTCTACTGGTATTCGTCCGTTCGTGGTACTCGACCTCGGTCGGCAGCTACTATTCGTTTTACCTGATGGAAGTGTTCAAAATGCCACTGGCTGATGCACAGCTGTACATTTTCCTGTTTCTAGGAGCTGGTGCGCTAGGCACCTTCTTTGGCGGTCCACTGGCAGATCGTTTTGGTAAACGCAATATGATTTTCCTGTCCATGGTATTGGCCGCACCTCTTGCGTTGCTGCTGCCTTACGCCAACCAATTCTGGACGGCTATTCTGCTGCCAATTATCGGATTTATCATGCTGTCGAGCTTCTCCATTACGGTCGTATATGCCCAAATGCTCGTACCCGGCAAAATCGGAACCGTCTCCGGTCTGATCACGGGCCTCGCCTTTGGCCTTGGCGGTGTGGGTGCGCTCGTGCTCGGCAACTGGATCGACAAAGTAGGCATCACGAACATCATGTTCCTGTGCGGCTTTTTGCCGCTGCTCGGTATTTTGACCTTCCTGCTTCCTACAGATAAAACCCTGAACCGCTGGGCGGAAGAAAACGGAGCCGAAGTGTAG